The Subtercola sp. PAMC28395 genome segment AGTTCACCCGCTCTCGCGATCACGTCGTCGACGTCGAACTGGCCCTCACCGAAGCGGCGGAACCACCGACCGGCACCGTTCTCGCTCACCCTTCCACGGGGAGAAAGAACGGCTGCCTCGGGGTCGATGGCAGCAGCGAGTGACAGGATTTCACGCTCGGTGCTGCCCGTGCCGTGGAGCATGAGGAGGATAGGCGCGTTGTTCTCACTCCCGGCGGGCCGGTAGACGTGCGGCCACGCCGAGAGTTCTCCGGCATCCATCACCGCTACGCCCCCGCAGAAAGTGAATCGCTGAGCCCAGAATCGTTCAGCTCCGGGTTGTTCTCGGCGGGCAGCGTCACCGGGATGACGGAGTGCTCGATCGCCTCGCGCGACGGCTCGAGCCACGGCGGCAGTTTCAGGCTGCGGCCCAGTTCGAGCAGCGGTTCGTCGATTTCGAACCCGGGGGTGTCTGTGGCGATCTCGAAGAGAACGCCACCCGGCTCGCGAAAGTAGATCGAGGTGAAGTATTGGCGGTCGAGAATCTGGGTGACCTCATAGCCGTGGTCGACGAGTTGCTCGCGCCAGAGCTGCTGGGTCTGGTGGTCGGGCACGCGGAATGCGATGTGGTGAACGGTTCCGCCGGCGGTCAGGCCGTACTGTGCGGTGGGCTCGGCGATCACGTCGACGATGTGCCCAGCGACCTCGGAGCCACCGGCCGAGAAGCGCAGGCGGTTGCCCTGCTCAGACACGAGGGACATGCCGAGCTCTTCGGTCAGCACGCGTGCGGTGCCGGTCGGGTCGTTCACGGTCAGAACAGAGGAGTGCTGGCCGCGAACCGCGAACTCGGCGGGTACGGATGCTGAATCCCACGGGTCGCGAGGGTCGACGATGCTCGAGGCCACCAGGTCGAGTTGCAGGCCGTCGGGGTCGCGCAGCGAGAGACGTTCTTCGGCCTGGTTCTCGGTGGTGACCG includes the following:
- a CDS encoding ring-cleaving dioxygenase, which gives rise to MTAETSGLHHVTAIGGDPQKNIDFYITGLGLRLVKKTVNFDDPSTYHLYYGDDAGRPGSLMTFFPWKGIRPGRIGAGQSTSTAFSVPAGSIGWWKSHFAGLGVESTVTTENQAEERLSLRDPDGLQLDLVASSIVDPRDPWDSASVPAEFAVRGQHSSVLTVNDPTGTARVLTEELGMSLVSEQGNRLRFSAGGSEVAGHIVDVIAEPTAQYGLTAGGTVHHIAFRVPDHQTQQLWREQLVDHGYEVTQILDRQYFTSIYFREPGGVLFEIATDTPGFEIDEPLLELGRSLKLPPWLEPSREAIEHSVIPVTLPAENNPELNDSGLSDSLSAGA